GCAGCGGCGCGAACGCGGCCCGGCCGGACTCGACGTGGAAGTCGCCGTAGCGGACCAGGGCCGGGTCCACGGCCAGGCCCGCGGTCTCCAGCGCGGCGCGGTAGCCGTCCACCCGGGCGCGGCTGCACAGCACCCGCTCGGGGCCGCCGATCATGGCGATCCGGCGGTGCCCCAGCTCGATCAGGTGCCGGGTGGCGGTCAGGCCGCCGTTCCAGTTGGTCGCCCCTATGGACGGGGTCTCCAGCTGCGGCTCGCCGATCGGGTCGACCACCACCACCGGGATGTCCCGGGCGCGCAGCTTGGCCAGCTGCTGCGAGGTCAGGTCGGAGAACACCGAGATGACGGCGAGCGGCTTGCGCGCGATCACGCCCTCCAGCCAGCCGTGGCCCGGGGTGAGCCTGCCCTGCGACTCGCTGAGCACGAGCGCCAGGCCCTGCTCGGCGGCCACCTGCTCGGCACCGCGGATGATCTCCAGCGCCCAGGCGCTCTCCAGCTCGTGGAACATCAGTTCCACCAGGTTGGACCGGCGGGACCGCTCGTCCGACCGCCGCTGGTACCCGTGCCGCCGGATGATGGCTTCGACGCGCTCGCGGGTGTGCGGTGCGACGTCCGCGCGGCCGTTCATCACCTTCGAAACTGTCGGTACCGACACCCCCGCCTCGGCGGCGATGTCCGCGATGGTGATCTTGCTTGAGGCGGTCCCGTCCGAGGTGGGCTGGGCTTTGGTCGGCATGCGCCGCAGTCTACGGCAGCGCCGGCCGGATTCGGCTGGTCAATGTGGTGGTGGCGAAGCGGTGTGGCTCACTGTGCGGGACGCCCGCCCGCCGCTCGGGAGCCGAGCGGTCGAAAATGTCGAATGAATTATCGAAACTGTTCACCTCGCGCGTCAGGGGCGTGGCCGTTGGGAGAGGTTGGACGGCCACGCCCCTGGCGCGGGTGCTCCGCGCCGGGCGGAGCGGGCTGGGAAACCCGGTACTGCTACTTGCCGAAACCGGCGGTCAGGCCGCTGAGCAGGAACCGTCGCCCGATCAGGTACACCACGAAGATCGGCAGCACCGACAGCGTCACCGCCGCCAGCAGCGCCGGCACGTTGGTGGTGAACTGACCCCGGAAGTCGTACAAGCCGAGGGTCAGCACGCGCGACGACTCCGACTGCGTGAGCACCAGCGGGAACAGGAAGCCGTTCCACGCGTTGAGCGCCGTGTAGACGCCCACGGTCGTGATCGCCGGCCGGGCCAGCGGCAGCACCAGCGACACCAGCACCCGCAGGGGGCCGGCGCCGTCGATCGCCTGCGCCTCGTACAGCTCGCGGGGCACGTCCCGCAGGCTGTTGGTCAGCACCAGCATGGCCACCGGCAGCGCGAACGCCGCGGTGGGCAGGATGATCGCGGTGAGCGTGTCGTAGAGCCGCATCCGGGTGATCAGCAGGTAGATCGGGATGATCGTGGCCTGGGCCGGGATGGCCAGGCCGATCAGCAGCAGGGTGAACCCGCGCTGCACGAACTTCCCGGTGCTCCGCACCACCGCGTACGCGCACGGCACGGCGACGACCACCACGATCGCCACCGTCGCCACGGTCACGATCACGTTGTTGAGCAGGTACTGGCCGAAACCGCCGGTCAGCACCGTCCCGTAGTTCTCCAGGGTGAGCTTCTCGGGGATGGACCAGGCGCTCTTGCCCAGGTACTCCGACCGGGTGCGCAACGACACCGTGACCAGGTAGACCAGCGGTCCCAGGACGATGACCAGCCACGCCACGGCGAACAGCCCGGCGGGCCAGTTCGGGCGAGTTTTCACGACCCCTCCTGCTGGCTGCTCATCGAGCGGAACCCGCTCCACCGCATGACCGCCACCGACAGCGCCGTGCCCAGCACGACCAGCACGACGGCGATCGTGCTCGCGTAGCCCATCTCGAACCCGCTGAAGCCGGTGATGTACATGTGCAGCGGCAGGATGCGGGTCGCGGTGCCCGGTCCGCCGCCGGTCAGGATCAGCACCGTGTCGAACGTGGTCAGCGAGCCGACCAGCATCAGCACCGACGAGGTGACGATCGTGTACCGCAGCTGCGGCAGCGTGATGTTCCAGAACCGGCCCAGCCTGCCCGCGCCGTCGATGATCGACGCCTCGTACAGCGAGGCCGGGATGGCCCGCGCCGCACCCTGGTAGAGCAGGGTGTGGAACGGGATGTACTGCCACGAGATCACGAACACCACCGTGTAGATCGCGATGTCGGTGTCGCCCAGGAACAGCGGGCCACCGATGAACGCGCCGAAGTTCGGGTCGAGCAGCACCTGCCACAGCAGCGCGATGGCCGCCGTGGACAGCAGCAGGGGCAGGAAGAAGATCGAGCTGAGCACCGCGCGGGACCACTGCTTGCCGGCCGCCCAGACCCCGATCAGCAACGCGATCGGGGTCTGGACGAGCCAGGACACGACCATCAGCAGCAAGGTCCGCCCCACCGAGGCGTGGGCTTCGCCGTCCTGGATCAACCGGGTCCAGTTGTCGACCCCGTTGAACGCGGGCGTGCTCAGGCCGTCCCAGGTGGTGAAGCTCAGGTAGACCACGAGCACCATGGGCAGCGCCGCGAACACGCCGAAGAACGCGAACGCCGGCACGGCGTACCAGCCAGAAGGCCGCTGGGAGGACATCAGCGCGCGGCCACCGCATCGACGAACTGCTGCGGCGAGACCTTGCCCAGGAAGAACTCCTGGAGCTGGGTCAGCATGAAGGTCGCGTCGTCGGCCGGGAGGTCCTGGTCCCAGGAGAGCTGGAAGTTCTTGGAGTCCAGCACCATCTTGTAGACCGAGGTCGCGTACTCGGCGTTCGGGGTCTTCTTCAGCTTCTCCTCGGCGCCCACCACCGGCGGCACGTCGCCGGCGGCGACCAGCGCGTCGATGTAGGACTCCTCGTGCAGCGTGGTGGTGACGAACTTCTTGGCCGCGTCCACGTTCTTCGAGTCCGTGGTCACGGAGTAGAAGTT
This portion of the Saccharothrix syringae genome encodes:
- a CDS encoding LacI family DNA-binding transcriptional regulator → MPTKAQPTSDGTASSKITIADIAAEAGVSVPTVSKVMNGRADVAPHTRERVEAIIRRHGYQRRSDERSRRSNLVELMFHELESAWALEIIRGAEQVAAEQGLALVLSESQGRLTPGHGWLEGVIARKPLAVISVFSDLTSQQLAKLRARDIPVVVVDPIGEPQLETPSIGATNWNGGLTATRHLIELGHRRIAMIGGPERVLCSRARVDGYRAALETAGLAVDPALVRYGDFHVESGRAAFAPLLDLPDPPTAVFAGSDLQALGIYEAARAAGLRVPEDLSVIGFDDLPVAQWVGPPLTTVRQPLQDMAAAGTRLAITLARGEEPEHRRIELATTLVVRQSTAPPR
- a CDS encoding carbohydrate ABC transporter permease, with product MKTRPNWPAGLFAVAWLVIVLGPLVYLVTVSLRTRSEYLGKSAWSIPEKLTLENYGTVLTGGFGQYLLNNVIVTVATVAIVVVVAVPCAYAVVRSTGKFVQRGFTLLLIGLAIPAQATIIPIYLLITRMRLYDTLTAIILPTAAFALPVAMLVLTNSLRDVPRELYEAQAIDGAGPLRVLVSLVLPLARPAITTVGVYTALNAWNGFLFPLVLTQSESSRVLTLGLYDFRGQFTTNVPALLAAVTLSVLPIFVVYLIGRRFLLSGLTAGFGK
- a CDS encoding carbohydrate ABC transporter permease; the protein is MSSQRPSGWYAVPAFAFFGVFAALPMVLVVYLSFTTWDGLSTPAFNGVDNWTRLIQDGEAHASVGRTLLLMVVSWLVQTPIALLIGVWAAGKQWSRAVLSSIFFLPLLLSTAAIALLWQVLLDPNFGAFIGGPLFLGDTDIAIYTVVFVISWQYIPFHTLLYQGAARAIPASLYEASIIDGAGRLGRFWNITLPQLRYTIVTSSVLMLVGSLTTFDTVLILTGGGPGTATRILPLHMYITGFSGFEMGYASTIAVVLVVLGTALSVAVMRWSGFRSMSSQQEGS